A genomic stretch from Helianthus annuus cultivar XRQ/B chromosome 1, HanXRQr2.0-SUNRISE, whole genome shotgun sequence includes:
- the LOC110944541 gene encoding DNA topoisomerase 1 alpha: MSYSSDDEKPLIFRRSVKPDKAKGSSQPPKPSPKPSNDSDSEDDKPLSSKISTVSKGNTNANHAKNGSHKSVSAAPKPQIKDEDSDDEKPLSSKFISKPNVGSANKVHQNGSASRDNQSKNISVNKRPLGEEKSSGQSSVKKPKLSDSSTPVNRKPVNLKAETKSDDDDDLPIAQRIKNQASSSSKPSSSKQKVIKKNSSSLNQTNKKSKKVVKESKYSKPSKVPPGSGEGQKWTSLVHSGVIFPPAYKPHGVKMLYKGKPVDLTPEQEEVATMFAVMLDTDYMTKPKFKENFWEDWQKILGKKHMIQNLDDCDFKPIYEWHQSEKEKKKQMTTEEKKALKEEKMKLEDKYMWAVVDGVKEKVGNFRVEPPGLFRGRGEHPKMGKLKKRIFPSDITINIGKDAPIPECPIPGDSWKEIRHDNTVTWLAYWLDPINNKEFKYVFLAASSSLKGQSDKEKYEKARLLKGYIQGIRNAYTKDFGNKDVTKRQVAVATYLIDKLALRAGNEKDDDEADTVGCCTLKVENVEPSPPNILKFDFLGKDSIRYQNEVEVELPVFKAIQQFRTGKAGGDDLFDKLDTSKLNAHLKELMPGLTAKVFRTYNASITLDDMLSRETKGREVAENLVVYQHANKEVAIICNHQRTVSKSHSAQMTRLNDKIDELKDVIKELETDLARAKKGKPPLKTSDGKTKRNLNPEALEKKIAQTKAKIEKMERDKETKEDLKTVALGTSRINYLDPRITVAWCKRHEVPIEKIFNKSLLAKFAWSMDVDPSFRF; the protein is encoded by the exons ATGAGTTATTCGTCTGATGATGAGAAACCCTTGATTTTTAGAAGGAGTGTAAAACCTGATAAAGCAAAGGGTTCTTCCCAGCCTCCTAAACCGTCTCCTAAACCAAGCAATGATTCAGATTCTGAAGATGATAAACCATTAAGTTCAAAAATTTCAACTGTATCTAAGGGAAACACTAACGCTAATCATGCCAAAAATGGGTCCCACAAGAGTGTATCTGCAGCTCCTAAACCACAAATAAAAGACGAAGACTCTGATGATGAAAAACCATTATCTTCAAAATTTATATCTAAACCAAATGTGGGATCAGCAAACAAAGTTCATCAAAATGGTTCTGCATCAAGAGATAATCAATCGAAGAATATCAGCGTGAATAAGCGACCACTAGGTGAAGAAAAATCTTCAGGTCAATCATCCGTCAAAAAGCCAAAGCTTTCGGATTCTTCAACACCTGTCAACCGCAAGCCGGTGAATTTGAAAGCAGAAACCAAGTCagacgatgatgatgatcttCCCATAGCACAAAGAATAAAGAATCAAGCTTCATCAAGTAGTAAACCATCATCTTCAAAACAAAAAGTGATAAAAAAGAACTCCTCATCTTTAAACCAAACCAACAAGAAGTCAAAGAAGGTGGTCAAAGAGTCAAAGTATTCAAAGCCATCAAAAGTCCCACCTGGCTCTGGTGAAGGGCAGAAATGGACTAGTTTGGTTCATAGTGGTGTAATATTCCCACCTGCATACAAGCCTCATGGTGTTAAGATGCTTTACAAAGGGAAGCCTGTTGATTTGACTCCTGAACAAGAGGAG GTTGCAACGATGTTTGCGGTTATGTTAGATACAGATTATATGACTAAACCTAAGTTTAAAGAGAATTTCTGGGAGGATTGGCAAAAGATTCTGGGGAAAAAACACATGATCCAGAATTTGGATGATTGTGATTTTAAACCAATTTATGAGTGGCATCAGAgcgaaaaagagaagaagaagCAAATGACTACAGAA GAGAAGAAGGCATTGAAAGAGGAGAAGATGAAGCTAGAGGACAAGTATATGTGGGCAGTTGTTGATGGTGTCAAAGAAAAG GTTGGAAATTTCCGAGTTGAACCACCTGGGCTATTTCGAGGCCGTGGTGAACATCCAAAG ATGGGAAAGCTGAAAAAACGTATCTTTCCAAGCGATATTACCATAAACATTGGAAAGGATGCTCCAATCCCAGAATGTCCAATTCCTGGTGACAG CTGGAAAGAAATCCGGCATGATAATACCGTTACATGGTTAGCTTATTGGTTAGATCCTATCAATAACAAGGAGTTCAAATATGTGTTTCTAGCTGCTAGCAGTTCCTTAAAGGGTCAAAGTGACAAGGAAAAATATGAAAAAGCCAGGTTGTTAAAG GGCTACATACAAGGCATTAGAAATGCTTACACTAAAGATTTTGGAAATAAGGATGTGACAAAGAGACAAGTAGCGGTTGCTACGTATCTCATTGATAAACTAGCACTCAGGGCAGGAAATGAGAAG gatgatgatgaagccgaTACAGTTGGTTGCTGTACTTTGAAGGTGGAAAATGTCGAGCCAAGTCCTCCAAATATCTTAAAG TTTGACTTTCTTGGTAAAGATTCTATAAGATACCAAAACGAGGTTGAAGTAGAGCTTCCCGTCTTCAAAGCCATTCAACAGTTCCGAACAG GGAAAGCGGGGGGTGATGATCTTTTTGATAAGCTGGATACAAGTAAATTGAATGCTCATCTAAAGGAACTTATGCCTGGCCTTACAGCAAAAGTTTTCCGTACATATAATGCATCCATCACATTAGATGATATG CTAAGTAGGGAAACAAAGGGTAGAGAAGTCGCTGAAAATTTAGTCGTTTACCAACATGCAAACAAGGAG GTCGCTATCATATGTAACCATCAACGTACTGTTTCAAAGTCTCATAGTGCACAAATGACAAGATTAAATGACAAGATAGATGAGTTAAAG GATGTTATAAAAGAACTGGAAACTGATTTGGCTCGCGCAAAGAAAGGGAAGCCGCCGTTGAAAACCTCCGATGGAAAAACAAAGAGAAACTTGAACCCCGAAGC GCTAGAGAAAAAAATAGCTCAGACTAAAGCAAAAATTGAGAAAATGGAACGCGATAAAGAGACCAAGGAAGATTTAAAAACGGTAGCATTGGGCACTTCGAGAATCAACTACCTCGACCCTAGGATAACCGTTGCGTGGTGCAAGAGACATGAAGTTCCCATTGAGAAG ATTTTTAACAAGTCTCTATTGGCAAAGTTTGCTTGGTCAATGGATGTGGATCCTAGTTTCAGATTCTGA
- the LOC110944547 gene encoding UPF0051 protein ABCI8, chloroplastic — MASLVTNGVLPSFSSQPISENPKISKGSPSSFDFSYKSVQSKPRSSRFLKLRAEAKTVQSDTITEGNSSSSSNDDDPLQKFLKRDYKWGFNQEIDSFTIPKGLSEETIRLISSRKNEPDWMLEFRLNSYHKFCQMTEPKWSDNDYPKINFQDICYYSEPKKKPTLNSLDEADPELIKYFDKLGIPLNEKKRLANVAVDAVLDSVSIATTHRKTLEKSGVIFCSISEAIKEYPDLVRKYLGKVVSTDDNYYAALNSAVFSDGSFVYIPKDTKCPMQISTYFRINAMETGQFERTLIVADDRSFVEYLEGCTAPSYDTNQLHAAVVELHCNEGAEIKYSTVQNWYAGDENGRGGIYNFVTKRGLCAGRKSKISWTQVETGSAITWKYPSVVLEGDDSVGEFYSVALTNNYQQADTGTKMIHKGKNTRSRIISKGISAGNSRNCYRGLVQVQSRAENARNSSQCDSMLIGDKAAANTYPYIQAKNPSARIEHEASTSKIGEDQLFYFQQRGIDYERAMAAMISGFCRDVFNELPDEFGAEVNQLMSLKLENSVG, encoded by the exons ATGGCTTCTCTCGTTACAAACGGAGTTCTTCCGAGCTTTTCTTCACAACCCATTTCAGAAAACCCCAAAATCTCAAAAGGGTCACCTTCGAGTTTCGATTTTTCATACAAATCTGTTCAATCGAAGCCCCGAAGCTCCAGGTTCTTGAAGCTCAGAGCAGAGGCAAAAACCGTTCAATCGGACACAATCACCGAAGGTAATTCATCCTCATCTTCAAACGATGATGACCCACTTCAGAAATTTCTTAAAAGAGATTACAAATGGGGGTTTAATCAAGAAATTGATTCGTTTACGATCCCCAAAGGGCTTTCAGAAGAAACAATTAGGTTAATTTCTTCAAGGAAAAATGAACCTGATTGGATGCTTGAGTTTAGGTTAAATTCTTATCATAAGTTTTGTCAGATGACTGAGCCCAAATGGTCTGATAACGATTACCCTAAAATTAATTTTCAAGATATTTGTTATTATTCTGAACCGAAAAAGAAACCGACTTTAAACAGTCTTGATGAAGCTGATCCTGAACTGATTAAGTATTTTGATAAGTTGGGGATTCCTTTGAATGAAAAGAAAAGGTTGGCTAATGTTGCTGTGGATGCTGTTCTTGATAGTGTTTCTATTGCCACTACTCATAGGAAGACTTTAGAGAAATCGGGTGTGATCTTTTGTTCGATTTCGGAGGCGATTAAGGAGTATCCGGATTTGGTTAGGAAGTATTTGGGGAAAGTTGTTTCGACTGATGATAACTACTATGCTGCTTTGAATTCGGCTGTGTTTAGTGATGGGTCTTTTGTGTATATACCAAAAGACACCAAGTGCCCGATGCAGATTTCGACTTATTTTAGGATAAACGCGATGGAAACGGGCCAGTTCGAGAGGACTCTTATAGTGGCTGATGATAGAAGCTTTGTTGAGTATTTAGAGGGGTGTACGGCCCCGTCTTATGACACGAATCAGCTTCATGCTGCTGTGGTGGAACTTCATTGTAACGAGGGGGCTGAGATCAAGTACTCGACGGTGCAGAATTGGTATGCTGGGGATGAAAATGGACGAGGTGGGATTTATAATTTTGTGACGAAACGGGGTCTCTGTGCGGGTCGAAAATCCAAGATTTCTTGGACCCAAGTGGAAACGGGGTCTGCGATTACTTGGAAGTACCCGAGTGTTGTGTTGGAGGGTGATGATTCGGTTGGTGAGTTTTATTCGGTTGCGTTGACTAATAACTACCAGCAAGCGGATACGGGTACAAAGATGATTCATAAGGGGAAGAATACAAGAAGTAGGATTATTTCAAAGGGAATTTCGGCTGGAAATTCGAGAAATTGTTATAGGGGTCTTGTTCAGGTTCAATCACGAGCGGAGAATGCTAGAAACTCGTCTCAATGTGATTCGATGCTTATTGGTGACAAGGCGGCTGCTAATACCTACCCTTATATTCAG GCCAAGAACCCGTCTGCTCGTATAGAACACGAAGCAAGCACTTCCAAAATCGGGGAAGACCAACTGTTTTACTTTCAACAAAGAGGGATCGATTATGAGAGAGCCATGGCTGCCATGATTTCCGGGTTTTGTAGGGACGTGTTTAACGAGCTTCCTGATGAATTTGGTGCTGAAGTTAACCAATTAATGAGCTTGAAGCTTGAAAACTCGGTTGGTTAA